From a region of the Geothrix sp. 21YS21S-2 genome:
- a CDS encoding asparaginase produces the protein MTMRTVTLIHTGGTLGMGPGEDASLAPGPSLDRILDQVPELRELADLRMVVAFNQDSATTEPGDILVLARLIVEAAAQSDGIVLIHGTDTMAYTASVLGFLLAGLDKPVVITGSQRPLAYVRSDARGNLVDAVTLAARGVPEVGICFGDHWLRGVAADKVSVHRYEAFESPNLPPLAELGLHVQIHPHAGAFPRQVPPRIGLALEPAIEVYAPFPGMPWRLPDPGCRGVLIRAYGAGNLPMDRGDLRALLQHCRAQDLPVVIISQCISGGVDLATYDLGRQARAQGAISGGRHTPWAALAKLSLALGAGFGTDEIRRAFEVSWAGEPV, from the coding sequence ATGACGATGCGCACCGTTACCCTCATCCACACGGGCGGCACCCTGGGCATGGGGCCCGGGGAGGACGCCAGCCTCGCCCCGGGCCCCTCCCTGGACCGCATCCTGGACCAGGTGCCCGAATTGCGCGAATTGGCGGATCTGCGCATGGTCGTGGCCTTCAACCAGGACTCGGCCACCACGGAGCCCGGGGACATCCTCGTCCTGGCCCGGCTCATCGTCGAGGCGGCTGCGCAAAGCGACGGCATCGTCCTCATCCACGGCACCGACACCATGGCCTACACGGCCTCGGTGCTGGGCTTCCTCCTGGCCGGCCTGGACAAGCCGGTGGTGATCACCGGCAGCCAGCGGCCCCTGGCCTACGTGCGCAGCGACGCCCGGGGCAACCTGGTGGACGCCGTGACCCTCGCGGCGAGGGGCGTCCCGGAAGTGGGCATCTGCTTCGGGGACCACTGGCTGCGCGGGGTCGCCGCGGACAAGGTGAGCGTGCACCGCTACGAGGCCTTCGAGTCCCCCAACCTGCCTCCCCTGGCGGAGCTGGGCCTCCACGTCCAGATCCACCCCCATGCGGGCGCCTTCCCCCGCCAGGTGCCGCCCCGCATCGGCCTGGCGCTGGAGCCTGCCATCGAGGTGTACGCCCCCTTCCCGGGCATGCCCTGGCGCCTTCCGGACCCGGGCTGCCGCGGCGTGCTCATCCGGGCCTACGGGGCCGGCAACCTCCCCATGGACCGCGGCGACCTGCGGGCGCTCCTGCAGCACTGCCGGGCGCAGGACCTGCCGGTGGTCATCATCAGCCAGTGCATCTCGGGGGGCGTGGACCTCGCCACCTACGACCTGGGCCGCCAGGCCCGGGCCCAGGGGGCCATCTCCGGGGGCCGGCACACGCCCTGGGCCGCGCTGGCCAAGCTCTCGCTGGCGCTGGGCGCGGGTTTCGGGACGGACGAGATCCGGCGCGCCTTCGAGGTCTCCTGGGCCGGAGAGCCCGTCTGA
- a CDS encoding NAD(P)-dependent oxidoreductase: protein MSLSGKTLFITGATRGIGLAIALRAAREGARVAIFGKTAEAHPRLPGTVYSAADAVRAAGGEALPLVGDVRSEEQVLAAVARTVEAFGTLDILVNNASAISLTGTAATEMKRWDLMHQVNARGTFLCSKACLPHLEKAGNPHILNLSPPLDMRAKWFAPHVAYTMAKYGMSLCTLGMAGELAKDGIAVNSLWPLTTIDTAAVRNLLGGESLANASRKPEIMGDAAAVIFQRPSRACTGNFFIDEEVLRAEGKTDFSEYAVVPGAPLVADFFLPDAVREATDTALIVIG from the coding sequence GGCCTCGCCATCGCCCTGCGGGCGGCCCGGGAGGGCGCCCGGGTGGCGATCTTCGGCAAGACCGCCGAGGCCCATCCCAGGCTCCCCGGCACGGTGTATTCCGCCGCCGACGCGGTGCGGGCCGCCGGCGGCGAGGCGCTGCCCCTGGTGGGCGACGTGCGCAGCGAGGAGCAGGTGCTGGCCGCCGTGGCCCGCACCGTGGAGGCCTTCGGGACGCTCGACATCCTGGTGAACAACGCCAGCGCCATCTCCCTGACGGGCACGGCGGCCACGGAGATGAAGCGCTGGGACCTCATGCACCAGGTGAACGCCCGGGGCACCTTCCTGTGCTCCAAGGCCTGCCTGCCCCACCTGGAGAAGGCCGGAAACCCCCACATCCTGAACCTCTCGCCGCCGCTGGACATGCGGGCCAAGTGGTTCGCCCCGCACGTGGCCTACACCATGGCCAAGTACGGCATGAGCCTGTGCACCCTGGGCATGGCCGGGGAACTGGCCAAGGACGGCATCGCCGTGAACTCCCTGTGGCCGCTCACCACCATCGATACCGCCGCCGTCCGCAACCTCCTGGGCGGGGAGAGCCTGGCCAACGCGAGCCGCAAACCCGAGATCATGGGGGACGCCGCGGCCGTGATCTTCCAGCGCCCCTCGCGCGCCTGCACGGGAAACTTCTTCATCGATGAGGAGGTCCTGAGGGCGGAAGGGAAGACCGACTTCTCCGAGTACGCCGTAGTGCCCGGAGCGCCGCTGGTGGCGGACTTCTTCCTTCCGGATGCAGTCAGGGAAGCCACAGACACGGCGCTCATCGTCATAGGCTGA
- the serS gene encoding serine--tRNA ligase, which produces MLDAALLRNDLDQVVQGLAKRSVVFDQETYQELDAARRRIIQEAEALKAERNKVSEEVARLKRAKEDASHLIAAQGEVGNRLKALEAAEKEAEAAFRAFMATLPNLPHESVPVGRDEHANVEIKRWGTPAVIEKPLDHVDLGTKLGILDLDRAAKLSGARFSILKGLGAKLDRALITFMADQHGDRGWTEVLPPYLVLPECMYGTGQLPKFEQDLFKTFRGEDPLYLIPTAEVPVTNMYREEILPAEQLPLRHFAFTPCFRSEAGSYGKDTKGIIRQHQFHKVELVAFATPEQALEELENLTSQAERILEALELPYRRVLLCSGDMGFSSRKTFDLEVWLPSQNTYREISSCSWFGDFQARRANIRYRGANGKPQPLHTLNGSGLAVGRTWVAILENYQQPDGSVKIPKVLQAFMGCDVIR; this is translated from the coding sequence ATGCTCGACGCCGCCCTTCTCCGCAACGACCTGGATCAAGTGGTGCAGGGCCTGGCCAAGCGCAGCGTGGTCTTCGACCAGGAGACCTACCAGGAGCTGGACGCGGCGCGCCGCCGGATCATCCAGGAGGCCGAGGCCCTCAAGGCCGAGCGCAACAAGGTGTCCGAGGAGGTGGCCCGCCTGAAGCGCGCCAAGGAGGACGCCAGCCACCTCATCGCCGCCCAGGGGGAGGTGGGCAACCGCCTCAAGGCCCTGGAGGCCGCCGAGAAGGAGGCCGAGGCCGCGTTCAGGGCCTTCATGGCCACGCTGCCCAACCTGCCCCACGAGAGCGTCCCCGTGGGCAGGGACGAGCACGCCAACGTCGAGATCAAGCGCTGGGGCACCCCCGCCGTCATCGAGAAGCCCCTGGACCACGTGGACCTGGGCACGAAGCTCGGCATCCTGGACCTGGACCGGGCCGCCAAGCTCAGCGGGGCGCGCTTCTCCATCCTCAAGGGCCTGGGCGCCAAGCTGGACCGCGCCCTCATCACCTTCATGGCCGACCAGCACGGTGATCGCGGCTGGACCGAGGTGCTCCCGCCCTACCTGGTGCTGCCGGAGTGCATGTACGGCACCGGCCAGCTGCCCAAGTTCGAGCAGGACCTCTTCAAGACGTTCCGGGGCGAGGATCCGCTGTACCTCATCCCCACCGCCGAGGTGCCCGTCACCAACATGTACCGGGAGGAGATCCTCCCCGCCGAGCAGCTCCCCCTGCGCCACTTCGCCTTCACCCCCTGCTTCCGCAGCGAGGCCGGCAGCTACGGCAAGGACACCAAGGGCATCATCCGCCAGCACCAGTTCCACAAGGTGGAGCTGGTGGCCTTCGCGACGCCGGAGCAGGCCCTGGAGGAGCTGGAGAACCTCACCTCGCAGGCCGAGCGCATCCTGGAGGCGCTGGAGCTCCCCTACCGCCGCGTACTGCTCTGCAGCGGCGACATGGGCTTCTCCAGCCGCAAGACCTTCGATCTGGAGGTGTGGCTGCCCAGCCAGAACACCTACCGGGAGATCAGCTCCTGCAGCTGGTTCGGGGACTTCCAGGCAAGGCGCGCCAACATCCGCTACCGCGGGGCCAACGGCAAGCCGCAGCCCCTGCACACGCTCAACGGCAGCGGCCTGGCCGTGGGCCGCACCTGGGTCGCCATCCTGGAGAACTACCAGCAGCCCGACGGCAGCGTGAAGATCCCCAAGGTGCTGCAGGCCTTCATGGGCTGCGACGTCATCAGGTAG